Proteins encoded together in one Opisthocomus hoazin isolate bOpiHoa1 chromosome 27, bOpiHoa1.hap1, whole genome shotgun sequence window:
- the LOC142364485 gene encoding MOB kinase activator 3A: protein MSHALKQVFNKDKTFRPKRKFEPGTQRFELHKKAQASLNAGLDLKVAVQLPPGEEQNDWVAVHVVDFFNRINLIYGTISDYCTEQSCPVMSGGPKYEYRWQDEHKYRKPTALSAPQYMNLLMDWIEVQINNEDIFPTNVGTPFPKNFLPVVKKILSRLFRVFVHVYIHHFDRITQMGSEAHVNTCYKHFYYFVKEFNLIDTKELEPLKEMTSRMCH, encoded by the exons ATGTCCCATGCTTTAAAGCAAGTGTTCAATAAAGACAAAACCTTCCGGCCCAAGCGCAAGTTTGAGCCGGGGACTCAGCGGTTTGAGCTGCACAAGAAGGCTCAGGCCTCGCTCAACGCTGGCCTGGACTTGAAAGTGGCCGTCCAGCTGCCGCCAGGAGAGGAGCAGAACGACTGGGTGGCCGTGCACGTGGTGGACTTCTTCAACCGCATCAACCTGATCTATGGCACCATCAGTGACTATTGCACGGAGCAGTCCTGCCCTGTCATGTCGGGGGGCCCCAAGTACGAGTACCGATGGCAGGACGAGCACAAGTACCGAAAACCCACAGCCCTTTCTGCTCCCCAGTACATGAACCTCTTGATGGACTGGATTGAGGTACAGATCAACAACGAGGACATCTTTCCCACAAATGTTG GTACTCCCTTCCCCAAGAACTTCCTCCCGGTGGTGAAGAAGATCCTGTCCAGGCTGTTCCGGGTCTTTGTCCACGTCTACATCCACCATTTTGACAGGATCACCCAGATGGGGTCGGAAGCCCACGTCAACACCTGCTACAAGCACTTTTACTACTTCGTGAAAGAGTTCAATCTCATAGACACCAAGGAGCTGGAACCGCTG AAGGAAATGACCTCCCGGATGTGCCACTGA